In Chitinophaga oryzae, the sequence ACTACCACGCAGGGCCTCAAACTGTTCAATACCCGGCTGCATACTTACCAGGACCTGCTCACCCGTACAGCAGAAGGTACGGGCACGTACGTACGCGATTTCCTGCGCCGCGGTCCAAACGAATACTGGATAGCCACGGAGAGCGGCATTTATATCTACCATCCGGCTGACAGCAGTTATGTTAATCTGCGCAAAAAATACAACGACCCTTACTCCATTTCCGATAATGCGGTATATACGCTGTACCGCGACCGGGAGGGCGGCATCTGGGCAGGAACGTATTTCGGCGGCGTCAATTATTTTACCGAATCCTATACTGCTTTTGAAAAGTTTTTTCCCCGCACCGGCGAAAACGCATTGGGCGGCAATGCTGTCCGGGAAATATGTCCCGACCGCTACGGCCGCCTCTGGATCGGGACAGAAGACGGCGGGCTAAACAGCATGGATATACGCAGCGGCAACATCACCCGTATCCGGCCGTCACCCGGCGGTGGCGGCCTGTCGCACACCAATCTGCATGGCCTGCTGGTCACCGGAGACACCCTGTGGATCGGCACTTTCGAGCACGGCCTCGATTTGATGGATGTACGCAACGGGAAATTCATCCGTCACTATGCCGCAGGCAACGGCCCATACGACCTGCGCAGCAACTTCATCTACAGCATTACGCAGAACAGGCATGGTGAAATCCTTTTCTGTACTTCGAGGGGGCTTTACCGTTACCTTCCTGAGCGCGATGGTTTCGCCCTCATAAAAGAAGTGCCCGATTACTTCTTTTATACCTGCGTGTACCAGGACAGCGATGGCACTTACTGGGCGGGCACCACGCGGGACGGGCTGTATTACTTTAATCCGCGCACCGGCAGCAAGGGCGTATACCTGTACAACAACGCCGATAGTACCAGCCTGCCTAACAACCGCGTAGACCATATCCTGGAAGACAGCCGCCACCAGCTCTGGTTCACCACCGAAGGAGGCCTGTGCCGGCTGGACAAGGCCACCGGCCGCTTTATACGGTATACCACCCGCAACGGCCTGCTGAGCAATATGACCTATAACCTGCTGGAAGATGACCAGCACGATCTGTGGATCACCACTTCCAAAGGGCTGGCACACCTGCGCCCCGCTACCGGTAACATCAAAGTATATACGAAAGCCAACGGACTGCTCAACGACCAGTTCAACTACAACTCAGCATATAAAGACAGTTGCGGCACCATGTATTTCGGCAGCGTAAAAGGAATGATCCGCTTCAACCCCGCCAGCCTGCCAGCCGACAACTACATACCACCGGTATACCTCACCGGTTTCCAGGTATATAACAAACCACTGCTGCCCGGCAATCCCGTACTGCCCAGGGCCATTAACTACACCGATACCATTACGCTCGCATACGACCAGTCGTCTTTCAGCATCGACTTTGCCGCCCTTCGCTTCAGCGCACCCGAAACCACGCCCTACGCTTATAAGATGGAAGGCCTGGATAAAGACTGGACATACCTGGAGGCTAACCGCAAAGCCGTTTTCACCAAACTGGCGCCCGGCACGTATCATTTCCTGGTGAAAGCCGCCAATAACAGCGGGCAATGGACCACCGCCCCGCGGCAGCTGACCATCCGCATTCTGCCACCTTTTTGGGCCAGTTATCCAGCCTATGCGCTTTACCTGGTGACACTCTGCAGCCTCACCTGGCTTATCTTCCGTCATTACCGGCAGCGCAACCGCCAGCAGCAGCAGCGCCGCATGGAACTGCTGGAACATGAAAAAGAAAAAGAACTGTACCAGGCCAAGATTGAATTTTTCACACACATCGCCCATGAGATACGCACACCGCTGACACTGATCAAAGGTCCGATGGAAAAGGTCATACAACGCTCCGGTGAAGTACCGCAGGTGCAAAAGAACCTCCAGATCATGGAGCGGAATACCAACCGGCTGCTGGAGCTGACCAACCAGCTGCTCGATTTCCGGCGTACAGAGATCAACGGTTATAAACTGAATTTCGTGAAAGCCGTTATCCCGGCGTTGCTACAGGAAATACACCTGCAGTTTATCCCTGCCGCCGAACAGAAGGAGCTGCAGTTCCGTATAGCCCTTCCCGTAACTACCTTCCATGCATACATCGATATCGAAGCGTTTAACAAGATCATCAGCAACCTTACGAGCAACGCCATCAAATACGCTGCCGGCGAGGTGTGGACAGAATTGCTGCCGGTTGGCCCCGGCGCAGCGCATTTCACCATACGTGTCCACAACGACGGGCCGCTCATTCCTGCCGAAATGAAGGAGAAAATATTTGAGCCCTTCTTCCGCGGCAAAGGCGCCGGTAACCAAGCCGGCACCGGTCTCGGTTTATCCATCGCCCGGTCGCTCGCCCTGTTGCACCAGGGCACACTGGAGCTGCAATACATCGATCATCGCAATGTGTTTGTACTGACATTGCCTATACATCAGGAAATAGAATTTAATCTCAGCAAATGGAAAAGCATATCATAACCCGGCCCCAGCTGCTGCTGGTAGACGATAACCAGGAAATCCTTGATTTTATCGCCGACGACCTGCAGGACAAATACCACATCATTACCGCAAAGGACGGCGTCACCGCGCTGGGCATCCTGCGCGACAGCGCCATCCAGCTGGTGGTCAGTGATGTAATGATGCCGGAAATGGACGGCTTTGAGCTGTGCCGCCAGATTAAATCAGATGTGGAATACAGTCATATCCCCGTAATACTGCTCACCGCCCGCAATACCCTCCAATCCAAGATCGAAGGCCTCGAACTGGGCGCCGACGCTTACATCGAGAAACCTTTCTCTCCTGCCCACCTCGAAGCACAGATCGCCAGCCTGCTCAGCAACCGGCAAAAAGTACGCGACCATTTCGCCACTTCCCCCGCCGCACATATCCGCAGCATGGCCATCTCCCGCGCCGACGAAGCTTTCCTCGACAAGCTGCATGAGATCATCCTGCAACATCTCACCGATGTCAATCTCGATGTGGAAGTCCTTGCCGATAAAATGAATATGAGCCGTCCTACCCTGTACCGCAAGATAAAGGTCATCTCCGACCTTACCCCCCATGAACTGATCAGCCTTACCCGCCTCAAAAAAGCCGCTATGCTGCTGGACAGCGGTTATTATAAAGTCAATGAAGCTGCCGAAATGACCGGTTTCGCATCGCTGAATAACTTCAGCCGTAATTTTCAGAAACAGTTCGGGATGCTGCCATCGGAGTACCTGGCGAGGAAATAGTTTGTTACTTTTCGCTTGTCAACCCCCTGAAAAAATAATATATTAGCGAAGTTCAGCGATTCGACAATTGGCTTTAACACATTATGCCGGGGCGTTTACACGCACTGACATAACCGTACATTACGCAATCTATAAATCGATTTTTACTGTATGCATCTACCGAAATTGATTATTGACCTGGCATTGATCCTTGGAGCGGCAGGTATTATTACACTATTATTCAGGCGGCTGAAACAGCCCATGGTATTAGGTTACATCATCGCCGGCTTTATCGTGGGCCCTAACTTCCACCTTTTCCCCTCCATCAGCGACGGGGAGAGCGTAAAAATATGGTCTGAGATCGGCGTTATCTTTCTGTTATTTTCCCTTGGCCTTGAATTCAGCTTCAAAAAACTGATGCGTGTGGGAGGCACGGCGGCAATTACCGCCTTCACTGAGATAGCCTGTATTACCGTGGCCGGATATTTCACCGGTCAACTGATGGGCTGGAGCACCATGGACAGTCTCTTTCTCGGCGGGCTGCTCGCCAGTTCGTCCACGACTATCATCATCCGCGCTTTTGATGAACTGGGCATCAAGAAAAAACCCTTTACCAAAATCGTATTCGGCGTATTGGTGATAGAAGACATTGTAGTGATCCTGTTGATGGTATTGCTTTCCACCATGGCGGTCAGCAAACAGTTTGAAGGCTCCCAGATGTTGTTCACCATTGCCAAACTGATGTTTTTCCTCGCGGTATGGTTCCTGGCAGGCATCTTCCTGTTGCCTACTTTCCTGAAAAAAATGGAGAAATACATGAACAGCGAAACGCTGCTCATCCTCAGCATCGCCCTCTGCCTGGGCATGGTGATACTGGCCACGCAGGTAGGCTTTTCTGCGGAACTGGGTGCGTTTATCATGGGGTCCATCATCGCGGAGACTACCTCATCTGAAAAAGTAGAACACCTCATACAACCGGTAAAAGATCTGTTCGGCGCTATTTTCTTTGTGTCTGTGGGGATGCTCATCAATCCCGAGATGATCATAGAATACCGCTGGCCCGTGCTGTGGATTACACTGCTGACTATCTTCGGTAAATTTATCAGCACCTCTACGGGCGCGCTTTTATCCGGCCGGCCGCTGAAAGAGGCGGTGCAGGTGGGAATGAGTATGGCGCAGGTAGGCGAGTTTGCCTTTATCATCGCCACGCTGGGCGTGACGCTTGGTGTCACCAGCGATTTCCTGTTCCCCGTGGCGGTGGGTGTTTCCGCGGTAACGACCTTCACCACGCCGTATATGATCCGTTTCTCCACACCGATGTACAACTGGCTGTCGAAGATCATCCCGGAAAAATGGCTGCTGGCGCTCAACCGCTACTCTGCCAGTTCACAAACGCTGCAGGCGGAAAGCGATTGGCGCATTGTGCTCAATGCCTACCTGAAAGTGATCATTCTCAACAGTGTGGTGCTGATTGCCATCATTCTGCTCAACACCTATTACGTAGGGCCTTTCATCGCAAAATATGTGGAGAACCAGCTGCTGGCCAAACTGATTGCCGTGATACTGGCTATCGCCATGATGGCGCCGTTTATCTCCGCGCTCACCATCAAAAAAGTACAGGGCATCGCCTATAAAGCGCTGTGGCTCGACTCCAAGTACAACCGCGGTCCGCTGGTAGTGGTGGAAGTTATCCGTAACGTGATAGCGGTACTGTTGGTAGGTTTCCTGCTCAACCAGTTCTTTCCTTTCTGGCAGGCATTGCTGGGCACTTCGCTGGTGATGCTGCTGGTGCTGCTGGCGTTGCGTCAACAGCTGCAGAAATATTACAACCGCATTGAACACCGTTTCCTTTCCAACCTGAACGCCCGCGAAGAAGCAGATGCCGCCAAAAAAACGCCGGCAGCCGATCTGCTGCCCTGGGATGCACAGGTCTCTGAAATAGAGATCAACCCCTGGTCTTCACTGATCGACACGCCGCTGGTAGACCTGCAGCTACGGGAAAAGTACGGCATCAACGTAGGCGCTATCAAAAGAGGGAACATCACCATCTACGCCCCCACCCGGCAGGAAAAACTGTTCCCGAATGACGTGATCGTGGCCATCGGTACGGAAGCGCAGCTGGAAGAGTTCAACCGCGTAGTGAACACGCTCGTGGTCGAAAGAAGCGACGACATGGCAGACGACAACGTAGGCCTAACCAGCATCGTGGTAGATGAACACAATGGCCTGAAAGGACAGACCATCCGCAGCTCCGGCATCCGCGAAAGGACCAATGCTCTCGTGGTAGGCATCGCCCGCGGTAGCGAACGTATCCTCAACCCGCCATCTGATATGGCTTTCGAATGGGAAGATGTAGTGTGGCTGGTGGGAGACCGGAAGAAGATTTCAGAACTCGCGAAGAAATAATCACGCAAAAGGAGAAAGTGAGCAAAGAGCGCTAAGATTATTATAAGCGAGCAGAGAAAACAAAGGAGCGGAGACCAAAGCTGATCTCCGCTCCTTTGCTTTCTTATATATCTTAAAACATAATCTTAGCGCTCTTTGCCTACTTCGCTTCTTTGCGGGACAAAAACGCGCGCAGCACATATTGCAGTATACCGCCGTTTTTATAATACTCAATTTCGATAGCGGAATTCAGCCGGCATTTGGCCTGGAAAACGACCGGGTCACCGGTGGCAGGTGTAGCCGTTACCGTTACAATTTTACCGGGTGTCAGGTCTTCTGCGATGCCGGTGATGGAATAGGCTTCCGTGCCATAAAGCCCCAGGGAAGCGGCTGTCTGGCCATCCACGTATTCCAGTGGCAATACGCCCATGCCTACCAGGTTACTGCGGTGGATACGTTCATAACTTTCCGCAATAACGGCTTTTATACCCAGCAGGTTGGCGCCCTTGGCCGCCCAGTCACGCGAAGAACCGCTGCCGTATTCTTTTCCGGCGAGAACGATCAACGGCACTTTGGCTGCGGCATACTGCATGGCGGCGTCATACACCGGCAGCACCATGCCCTGCGGCATCAGGGTGGTAAACCCGCCTTCTTTGGGCGACAGCGCATTTTTGATGCGTACGTTGGCAAAGGTACCGCGGACCATCACTTCATGATTCCCCCTGCGGGAGCCGTAGGAGTTAAACATCTTTGGGTCGATGCCGCGGTCTATCAGGTATTTACCGGCAGGCGTGTCTGCTTTGAAAGAGCCGGCGGGCGAAATATGGTCGGTAGTAACTGAATCGCCCAGCATCAGCAGCACGCGGCCGTCAACAATATCTTCGGCGGCTGACGGCGTATCCGGCAGGTCGTGGAAAAACGGCGCTTCCTTGATATAGGTAGAGTCGTTGCTCCAGTGATAATCCTGCCCTGTAGGCGCCAGTAGGCCCTGCCACTGGTCATCCCCGTCAAAGATCACCGAATAGGTATTTTTAAAGTCTTCCTGTTTCACGGCGGCGGCAACGGCTTCGTTGATCTCGTCCTGTGTAGGCCAGATGTCCCGCAGGAATACCGGTTCACCGTTCGGGTCATACCCCAGCGGATCGTTGAGCAGGTCCACATCTACCCGGCCAGTAATGGCATAAGCTACTACCAGCAGCGGCGATGCAAGGAAATTCATCTTCACCTGCGGATGTACGCGCGCTTCAAAGTTACGGTTGCCTGACAGCACAGAAGCCACAATCAGGCTGCCTTTGTCCACTGCTTCAGCGATATGCGGCGGCAGCGGGCCACTGTTACCAATACACGAAGTACAGCCATATCCTACTACGTGGAAACGCAACGCCTCCAGTTCGTAGAGCAAACCGGAACGTTTCAGGTATTCTGTCACCACGCGGGAACCAGGCGCCAGGCTTGTCTTCACCCAGGGCTTCACGTACAGGCCGCGGCTGATCGCTTTTTTAGCTACCAGCCCGGCGCCTATCATCACACTCGGATTGGAGGTATTGGTGCAACTGGTGATGGCCGCAATAGCGATAGCGCCATCGCTCAGCACATATTCTTCATTTTTCAGTTTGATGCGTACCGATTTCAGGTAGTCCACTTCCACCGCCACTTCTTCCGTGTGTTTCTGGATCTCGTAGGTGAATGCGGTACCGGAACCACCTTCTGACAGCCACGCCGTGTCGCGGCGTTTGCCTTCTGGGGTGTACATCCTTTTAAACTCCTTGTTCAGCAACGTTTCGAATTCCGAATGCAGGTCCTTCACCAGGATACGGTCCTGCGGCCGCTTAGGGCCTGCTACGGCGGACTGCACCTTCGAAAGGTCGAGCTCTATCACATCTGAGTAAGTGATGTTTTCGTTGCCATGACGCCACAGCATATTTTCCTTGCAATAGCTTTCCACCCGTGCCACCACTTCTTCGGGGCGGTTAGTGCGGCGCATATATTGCAAAGTCTGTTCGTCGATCGGGAAGTAGGTCACGGTACAACCGAATTCGGGCGACATGTTGGATATAGTGGCCCTGTCGGGTACGGAGAGATGGTCGAGCCCATCACCGAATACTTCCACAAATTTATCCACCACGCCGTACTTGCGCAGCAGTTGGGTGATGGCCAGCACCATATCGGTGGCAGTAACGCCCTCTGTCAGCCGTCCGGTCAGCTTCAGACCGATCACCTGAGGACAGGAGAAATAAATCGGTTGCCCCAGGATGGCGGCTTCTGCTTCAATACCGCCTACGCCCCAGCCCAGCACTCCGATACCATTCACCATGGGCGTATGGGAGTCGGTCCCTACCAGCGAATCGGGGAAAGCCCACCCATCGCGGGAGATCACGCCGTGTGCAAGATATTCCAGGTTTACCTGGTGGCAGATGCCCATGCCCGGCGGCACGACCGTAAAATTATCGAAAGCTTGTTGCGCCCATTTAAGCAGCTGATACCGCTCTTTGTTACGCTCGTACTCGTAGGCCACATTTTTTGTGTAAGCGTAGTCCGTAGCAAAAAAATCAACCTGTACGGAGTGGTCCACCACCAGGTCTACCGGGATGGCCGGGTTGATTTTAGCACCGTCTTTTCCCCGACGGATGACTTCTGCGCGGATCGAGGCAATATCCACCACGGCGGCCACACCGGTAAAATCCTGCATCAGCACACGCGCCGGCTTAAAAGGGATCTCCTTGTCGGGCGGTGTAGGCTGCCAGTTGACCAGCGTCTCCACATGTTCATCGGTGATAGCGAAATTGTCGTGATTGCGCAATACGTTTTCCAGTAAGATCCTGATGGAGAAAGGTAAACGGGATATCTGCCTGCCTTCCTTTTCCAGTTTGCTGAGAGATGCTATACGTTCGTTCATATGCTATATTTTTATCAATTACGAATTGCGAATTACGAATTGAGTGCTCGCTTATTGAGCGCTTCCTGGCACCGCTTTCCGATAGTAAGCCCAATTCGTAATTCGTAATTGGATCTACTGCATCCTTAATGCGCACGTAAGCCTTATATTCAATAAAAATAACCATTTCTGATGACCCATAAGTTAAAAGTTCCCGCTACTTCGAGACTGGTATTGGAACAGGCTATCAGACTATACACCAGCCCACTGGAACAGGCCTATGTCAACGCTATTGATTTCAGTGAGACGAGCCGGCTTTCCCGCGACCTCACCCGCGCCTATCCGCCGGCGGCAGATATGATCTGTTACCGCAAGCAGGCAGTCCGCGAAGTAATACGGCAACGGATGGAACAGTATCCTGTACAACAGGTGCTGATCCTTGGCGCAGGACTGGACCCGCTGTCGCTTTACCTGCTGGAAAATTACCCCCGCCGTATCAGCCGTATACTGGAGGTGGACAACGGTTATATCGAAGAGAAGAAAAAAATCTATGAAGATATCCTGCATACAACAGTACCACTGTATTTTCTGCACTGCGATCTGACCGATACTGTTTTACTGAACAAGATGCTAAAGCAGGCAGGATACGTGCCGGAAGAACCAGCCATCGTTATTTTTGAAGGCGTCATTCATTATATCAGCAATGAAGCCTGTGTACAGGTCATGCAGCTGTTGACCACGCCTATGCAACACCACCTCGGCGTCATGGATTTTTCGCTGTCCTTAACGGAAGTTCCGGACAACTACCTGGTGTACCATCGTAATTTGTTGAAGGTGATGGAGACCCATCTCAACATGACTGCCAATCTCAATACCCGGCAACAGGTCCGCGATATGATAGGGCGCTTTGGGCGGCTTGTACACCTGGAACCGCTCTGTGAAACAGAGAAAAAACTTACCGGCGCCAACCGCATTTTTCTTCAGCCGGGACACGGCATTATAGAAATGGCCGTTTTCAATTTGTAAAGCCACCACTGCAGACAGGATAACTCTTTCCTACGGCCACCTGTTCACCGATCATAGCGTGATAACCACCAGCCCTTTCGCAGCCGCTGCTGCCGTCATCCGCACCGGCGGCTCGTTCCACGGATGATTGGCGAACGCAAACTTTCCCCTGACCACAGGCTGCCGCCTCTTTTTAAACCGCGACCGGAAAATGACGTGTATTCGTCTTCGTTAGTCAAACCACATCGGATGAATGAATAGCCTGCCCACAGTGGTGTTTCACCGCGGGCAGTGGTTGCTTATCTCACCAGCAGGCGTTTTCCGCGCGCCATCAACCGCAACAGGCGGGTATTGCCGAAGAAAGCGGAGTGATACCTGGCAGATGCCAGCTGCCTTTCGCTGTAGGTATGCAGGATAGCTGCCGCCGTCACCATGCCCTTCAATCGGTTGTCTTCTGTCACGGCCAGCACGCTCAGCTGATATTTCTCCATTATCTGCGCCACCATGTTAATATCATCGCCCGGCAGCACGAACGGCGCCATGCGTGATATCAGTTGCCCTGCCACGGTATTTTCATCAGCCGTGAGCAGCTGCTGCCGGTCCAGGTAACCGGTAAAACGGCCGTCAGCATCAGTCACCAGCAGGTGCCGCTGATAATAAGTGTGATTATCGAGCAGGATATTTACCTGTGCCACGGTGAACGTATCCCTGACCATCATCTCCGGCTGTACTACCACCATGGCGGCATTGATCTGCTGCATCACATCGGGGACATATTCTTCCGGCGCGTTTACTCCTCTGCGGCGGATCTTCTCTGTCATGATAGACCCTTTCATCAAAAAGAAAGAGACAAAGTAAGCGGTGGTACAAGCGCCGATCAACGGCAGCAGCCCGTGCGGCTGACCGGTGGTCTCCAGCGCAAATACAATAGCTGTCAGCAACGCACGCGACGCACCGGCAAACATAGCCGCCATTCCTATCAGCGCCGCCGTAGCCAGGTTGATGCCGCTGCCCGGAAAAAGCTGCAGCACCGCCACGCCTATCAGCGCGCCCAAAGCACCGCCGATGGTGAACAACGGCGCCAGCGTGCCGCCGGAAGTGCCGCTGCCCAGCGAAATCACCCACGACAGGTATTTCAACACACAA encodes:
- a CDS encoding class I SAM-dependent methyltransferase gives rise to the protein MTHKLKVPATSRLVLEQAIRLYTSPLEQAYVNAIDFSETSRLSRDLTRAYPPAADMICYRKQAVREVIRQRMEQYPVQQVLILGAGLDPLSLYLLENYPRRISRILEVDNGYIEEKKKIYEDILHTTVPLYFLHCDLTDTVLLNKMLKQAGYVPEEPAIVIFEGVIHYISNEACVQVMQLLTTPMQHHLGVMDFSLSLTEVPDNYLVYHRNLLKVMETHLNMTANLNTRQQVRDMIGRFGRLVHLEPLCETEKKLTGANRIFLQPGHGIIEMAVFNL
- a CDS encoding response regulator transcription factor, with protein sequence MEKHIITRPQLLLVDDNQEILDFIADDLQDKYHIITAKDGVTALGILRDSAIQLVVSDVMMPEMDGFELCRQIKSDVEYSHIPVILLTARNTLQSKIEGLELGADAYIEKPFSPAHLEAQIASLLSNRQKVRDHFATSPAAHIRSMAISRADEAFLDKLHEIILQHLTDVNLDVEVLADKMNMSRPTLYRKIKVISDLTPHELISLTRLKKAAMLLDSGYYKVNEAAEMTGFASLNNFSRNFQKQFGMLPSEYLARK
- a CDS encoding cation:proton antiporter gives rise to the protein MHLPKLIIDLALILGAAGIITLLFRRLKQPMVLGYIIAGFIVGPNFHLFPSISDGESVKIWSEIGVIFLLFSLGLEFSFKKLMRVGGTAAITAFTEIACITVAGYFTGQLMGWSTMDSLFLGGLLASSSTTIIIRAFDELGIKKKPFTKIVFGVLVIEDIVVILLMVLLSTMAVSKQFEGSQMLFTIAKLMFFLAVWFLAGIFLLPTFLKKMEKYMNSETLLILSIALCLGMVILATQVGFSAELGAFIMGSIIAETTSSEKVEHLIQPVKDLFGAIFFVSVGMLINPEMIIEYRWPVLWITLLTIFGKFISTSTGALLSGRPLKEAVQVGMSMAQVGEFAFIIATLGVTLGVTSDFLFPVAVGVSAVTTFTTPYMIRFSTPMYNWLSKIIPEKWLLALNRYSASSQTLQAESDWRIVLNAYLKVIILNSVVLIAIILLNTYYVGPFIAKYVENQLLAKLIAVILAIAMMAPFISALTIKKVQGIAYKALWLDSKYNRGPLVVVEVIRNVIAVLLVGFLLNQFFPFWQALLGTSLVMLLVLLALRQQLQKYYNRIEHRFLSNLNAREEADAAKKTPAADLLPWDAQVSEIEINPWSSLIDTPLVDLQLREKYGINVGAIKRGNITIYAPTRQEKLFPNDVIVAIGTEAQLEEFNRVVNTLVVERSDDMADDNVGLTSIVVDEHNGLKGQTIRSSGIRERTNALVVGIARGSERILNPPSDMAFEWEDVVWLVGDRKKISELAKK
- the acnA gene encoding aconitate hydratase AcnA; amino-acid sequence: MNERIASLSKLEKEGRQISRLPFSIRILLENVLRNHDNFAITDEHVETLVNWQPTPPDKEIPFKPARVLMQDFTGVAAVVDIASIRAEVIRRGKDGAKINPAIPVDLVVDHSVQVDFFATDYAYTKNVAYEYERNKERYQLLKWAQQAFDNFTVVPPGMGICHQVNLEYLAHGVISRDGWAFPDSLVGTDSHTPMVNGIGVLGWGVGGIEAEAAILGQPIYFSCPQVIGLKLTGRLTEGVTATDMVLAITQLLRKYGVVDKFVEVFGDGLDHLSVPDRATISNMSPEFGCTVTYFPIDEQTLQYMRRTNRPEEVVARVESYCKENMLWRHGNENITYSDVIELDLSKVQSAVAGPKRPQDRILVKDLHSEFETLLNKEFKRMYTPEGKRRDTAWLSEGGSGTAFTYEIQKHTEEVAVEVDYLKSVRIKLKNEEYVLSDGAIAIAAITSCTNTSNPSVMIGAGLVAKKAISRGLYVKPWVKTSLAPGSRVVTEYLKRSGLLYELEALRFHVVGYGCTSCIGNSGPLPPHIAEAVDKGSLIVASVLSGNRNFEARVHPQVKMNFLASPLLVVAYAITGRVDVDLLNDPLGYDPNGEPVFLRDIWPTQDEINEAVAAAVKQEDFKNTYSVIFDGDDQWQGLLAPTGQDYHWSNDSTYIKEAPFFHDLPDTPSAAEDIVDGRVLLMLGDSVTTDHISPAGSFKADTPAGKYLIDRGIDPKMFNSYGSRRGNHEVMVRGTFANVRIKNALSPKEGGFTTLMPQGMVLPVYDAAMQYAAAKVPLIVLAGKEYGSGSSRDWAAKGANLLGIKAVIAESYERIHRSNLVGMGVLPLEYVDGQTAASLGLYGTEAYSITGIAEDLTPGKIVTVTATPATGDPVVFQAKCRLNSAIEIEYYKNGGILQYVLRAFLSRKEAK
- a CDS encoding ligand-binding sensor domain-containing protein, which codes for MLLLRCIIIFLLLVAGFQATSQSVNFVHYQVENGLSNNAVICSWQDRQGFMWFGTKDGLNRFDGYTFRIFRHDPQLPGSIGGNYISVIWEDNDGLLYIGTDKGLYAYDPATEQFTAIKAQPGIILAIDKDLDGNIWFSDDLKLYRYNPRTGELAAPAHYPQTSSLCRAADGNIWLTSPEGQIAKYNRQTDRFTAYPLFNHSPAPTSTWITRMTAAGPDTILVGTTTQGLKLFNTRLHTYQDLLTRTAEGTGTYVRDFLRRGPNEYWIATESGIYIYHPADSSYVNLRKKYNDPYSISDNAVYTLYRDREGGIWAGTYFGGVNYFTESYTAFEKFFPRTGENALGGNAVREICPDRYGRLWIGTEDGGLNSMDIRSGNITRIRPSPGGGGLSHTNLHGLLVTGDTLWIGTFEHGLDLMDVRNGKFIRHYAAGNGPYDLRSNFIYSITQNRHGEILFCTSRGLYRYLPERDGFALIKEVPDYFFYTCVYQDSDGTYWAGTTRDGLYYFNPRTGSKGVYLYNNADSTSLPNNRVDHILEDSRHQLWFTTEGGLCRLDKATGRFIRYTTRNGLLSNMTYNLLEDDQHDLWITTSKGLAHLRPATGNIKVYTKANGLLNDQFNYNSAYKDSCGTMYFGSVKGMIRFNPASLPADNYIPPVYLTGFQVYNKPLLPGNPVLPRAINYTDTITLAYDQSSFSIDFAALRFSAPETTPYAYKMEGLDKDWTYLEANRKAVFTKLAPGTYHFLVKAANNSGQWTTAPRQLTIRILPPFWASYPAYALYLVTLCSLTWLIFRHYRQRNRQQQQRRMELLEHEKEKELYQAKIEFFTHIAHEIRTPLTLIKGPMEKVIQRSGEVPQVQKNLQIMERNTNRLLELTNQLLDFRRTEINGYKLNFVKAVIPALLQEIHLQFIPAAEQKELQFRIALPVTTFHAYIDIEAFNKIISNLTSNAIKYAAGEVWTELLPVGPGAAHFTIRVHNDGPLIPAEMKEKIFEPFFRGKGAGNQAGTGLGLSIARSLALLHQGTLELQYIDHRNVFVLTLPIHQEIEFNLSKWKSIS